The following proteins are co-located in the Thermoplasmata archaeon genome:
- a CDS encoding ATP/GTP-binding protein, whose amino-acid sequence MDEPGTIYFAGTAGAGKTSFVRAFADWMHSAGYESTIVNLDPGSESKSLEPAVDIREWVRLDDLQDEYGLGPNGAQIAAADMIALKIFDVKQAIDELRTDYVLVDTPGQIELFAFREASRAIVDALSGDRSLIAFLFDPALARSASGFVSLLLLSATVEFRFRLPMLNVLAKADVLTAEQLAEIRGWGEDPSALHDAVSRDAPTPDVQLSTEIVRAIEVLGPLSGLVPTSAKEGTGLEAFYQGAQRVFGGGEDLEPSHAPASD is encoded by the coding sequence ATGGACGAGCCGGGCACGATCTACTTCGCCGGCACGGCGGGGGCGGGCAAGACCTCGTTCGTCCGCGCGTTCGCCGACTGGATGCACTCGGCCGGGTACGAATCGACGATCGTCAACCTGGACCCGGGCAGCGAGTCGAAGAGCCTCGAGCCGGCGGTCGACATCCGCGAGTGGGTGCGCCTGGACGACCTGCAGGACGAGTACGGGCTCGGGCCGAACGGGGCCCAGATCGCGGCCGCCGACATGATCGCGCTCAAGATCTTCGACGTGAAGCAGGCGATCGACGAGCTACGCACCGACTACGTGCTGGTCGACACGCCCGGCCAGATCGAGCTGTTCGCCTTTCGCGAGGCGTCCCGGGCGATCGTCGACGCGCTGAGCGGCGACCGGTCCCTGATCGCCTTCCTGTTCGACCCGGCGCTCGCGCGCTCGGCCTCGGGCTTCGTCTCGCTGCTGCTGCTCAGCGCCACCGTCGAGTTCCGCTTCCGGCTGCCGATGCTGAACGTGCTCGCGAAGGCGGACGTCCTCACCGCCGAGCAGCTCGCGGAGATCCGCGGCTGGGGAGAGGACCCCTCGGCCCTCCATGATGCCGTATCGCGCGACGCGCCGACCCCCGACGTGCAGCTCTCGACCGAGATCGTCCGCGCGATCGAGGTGCTGGGCCCGCTGAGCGGCCTCGTCCCGACCTCGGCGAAGGAGGGGACCGGCCTCGAGGCGTTCTACCAGGGCGCCCAGCGCGTCTTCGGCGGCGGCGAGGACCTCGAGCCCTCGCACGCGCCCGCGTCGGACTGA
- a CDS encoding signal recognition particle subunit SRP19/SEC65 family protein produces the protein MPDHFYVYPAYLGRGLSRRAGRRLPESEAVADATAEEIAQAAQRLGYRAELESAKQYPRRFFAYEGRVKVTKRAGTTKTTLLRALAAEVRRHRPASAKK, from the coding sequence ATGCCCGACCATTTCTACGTCTATCCGGCCTACCTCGGTCGGGGCCTCAGCCGGCGGGCGGGCCGCCGTTTGCCCGAGAGCGAGGCCGTGGCCGACGCGACCGCCGAGGAGATCGCGCAGGCGGCCCAGCGGCTCGGCTACAGGGCCGAGCTCGAGTCCGCGAAGCAGTACCCGCGACGCTTCTTCGCCTACGAGGGGCGGGTCAAGGTCACGAAGCGGGCCGGCACGACCAAGACCACGTTGTTGCGGGCGCTCGCGGCGGAGGTCCGCCGCCACCGCCCGGCCTCGGCGAAGAAGTGA
- a CDS encoding 30S ribosomal protein S8e: MGIWQGRSRRKRTGGRLRPIRKKRRFEISRELQHATIGPGTVKPYRIRGANSKLRILTTQTINVYDPATKSMRPAKVITVRENPANPNFVQRNIITRGAILETDVGLVRVRSRPGQDGVLNGIRIGAATPPA; this comes from the coding sequence ATGGGGATCTGGCAGGGCCGCTCGCGTCGCAAGCGCACCGGCGGACGCCTGCGGCCGATCCGCAAGAAGCGCCGGTTCGAGATCAGCCGCGAGCTCCAGCACGCGACGATCGGTCCGGGCACCGTGAAGCCGTACCGCATCCGCGGGGCGAACTCGAAGCTGCGGATCCTGACGACGCAGACGATCAACGTCTACGACCCGGCCACGAAGTCGATGCGGCCCGCGAAGGTGATCACGGTCCGCGAGAATCCCGCGAACCCGAACTTCGTCCAGCGCAACATCATCACCCGGGGCGCGATCCTGGAGACCGACGTCGGCCTGGTGCGCGTCCGCTCTCGGCCGGGGCAGGACGGCGTCCTCAACGGCATCCGAATCGGCGCCGCCACGCCGCCGGCGTAA
- the rnhB gene encoding ribonuclease HII, with translation MDEAGRGSVLGPLVVGGFCCEEDREGPLRALGVRDSKRLSPVARADVYARLGGVGEERAVELAPRAIDRYVARGGLNELELETFADLVREFRPDVAYVDACDVDAARFGRRLAARVGAPTRIVSRHHADQDIPVVSAASVVAKVRRDAALEALRRAVDEPMGSGYPSDPVTQACVARHARDGGSIPEWMRRSWETVQRVKRARPARTLDRFGP, from the coding sequence ATCGACGAGGCCGGTCGCGGGAGCGTCCTCGGGCCCCTCGTCGTCGGCGGCTTCTGCTGCGAGGAGGATCGCGAGGGGCCGCTGCGCGCGCTCGGCGTGCGCGACTCCAAGCGGCTGAGCCCCGTCGCGCGCGCGGACGTCTATGCCCGGCTGGGCGGCGTGGGCGAGGAGCGCGCGGTCGAGCTCGCGCCGCGCGCCATCGACCGCTACGTCGCGCGCGGCGGCCTCAACGAGCTCGAGCTCGAGACGTTCGCCGACCTCGTCCGCGAGTTCCGCCCCGACGTCGCGTACGTGGACGCCTGCGACGTCGACGCGGCGCGCTTCGGCCGCCGCCTCGCCGCCCGGGTCGGCGCGCCCACCCGCATCGTCAGCCGGCACCACGCGGACCAGGACATCCCGGTCGTGAGCGCCGCGTCGGTCGTCGCGAAGGTCCGCCGCGACGCCGCGCTCGAGGCGCTGCGCCGAGCCGTCGACGAACCGATGGGCAGCGGCTATCCGTCCGACCCCGTCACGCAGGCGTGCGTGGCGCGCCATGCCCGCGACGGCGGGTCGATCCCGGAGTGGATGCGCCGGTCCTGGGAAACGGTGCAAAGGGTTAAACGCGCTCGGCCGGCTCGGACCCTCGATCGCTTCGGGCCATGA
- a CDS encoding SCP2 sterol-binding domain-containing protein, producing MTVEETLASLVDRFNRKAAATPAMAEELHGLARTIRIRLTDVGSYAVDLRDGRLTNLRSGGANGADVTIVTDVATFNGLVHKEIGPMKALVTRRLAIEGSLEDKLLFRKLL from the coding sequence ATGACGGTGGAGGAGACGCTCGCCTCGCTCGTCGACCGGTTCAACCGCAAGGCCGCGGCCACGCCGGCGATGGCCGAGGAGCTCCACGGCCTCGCCCGCACGATCCGCATCCGGCTCACCGACGTGGGGAGCTACGCGGTCGACCTCAGGGACGGGCGCCTCACCAACCTGCGCAGCGGCGGCGCGAACGGCGCCGACGTCACGATCGTCACCGACGTCGCGACGTTCAACGGCCTCGTGCACAAGGAGATCGGGCCGATGAAGGCGCTCGTGACCCGGCGGCTCGCGATCGAGGGTAGCCTCGAGGACAAACTGCTCTTCCGCAAGCTCTTGTAG
- the cyoE gene encoding heme o synthase, which yields MADATATGPPSSRRALLADVVALTKPGITALICLVAVGGFLLAAPGAVAFGRLGLLVATGAAASAGSAMLNHYLDRDLDARMRRTQHRPLPEARIAPSGVVAAGGIALLAGGVAAASLLLNPLTGLSILLGGLTYVVVYTAWLKRRSSWNIVIGGFAGSAPALAGGAAALGTWSPAVIAFALLVFLWTPPHFWSLALLLKDDYARAGLPMLPRMDDAAYSARVVVVSAGLLVPATLAIGLTGALAWPVLAVLLALGAGFVLVTSPLWHGASRAVARRGFLYSGPYLLGVVVAIVANAPLLRLGLGPAF from the coding sequence ATGGCCGACGCGACCGCGACCGGCCCGCCCTCCTCTCGCCGGGCCCTCTTGGCGGACGTCGTCGCGCTCACGAAGCCCGGCATCACGGCCCTGATCTGCCTGGTCGCGGTCGGCGGGTTCCTGCTCGCCGCGCCGGGCGCGGTGGCGTTCGGTCGCCTCGGGCTCCTGGTGGCGACCGGCGCGGCGGCCTCCGCCGGCTCGGCGATGCTGAACCACTACCTCGACCGGGACCTGGACGCGCGGATGCGACGCACCCAGCACCGCCCGCTCCCCGAGGCGCGGATCGCGCCCTCGGGCGTCGTGGCCGCCGGCGGGATCGCGCTGCTCGCCGGCGGCGTCGCCGCCGCGAGCCTGCTGCTCAACCCGCTCACCGGCCTATCGATCCTGCTCGGCGGGCTCACCTACGTCGTCGTCTACACGGCCTGGCTCAAGCGCCGCTCGAGCTGGAACATCGTGATCGGGGGGTTCGCCGGCAGCGCCCCGGCCCTCGCGGGCGGAGCGGCCGCGCTCGGGACCTGGAGCCCGGCGGTGATCGCGTTCGCGCTGCTCGTCTTCCTGTGGACGCCGCCCCACTTCTGGAGCCTCGCGCTCCTCCTCAAGGACGACTACGCGCGGGCCGGGCTCCCGATGCTGCCGCGCATGGACGACGCGGCGTACTCCGCGCGCGTGGTCGTGGTCTCCGCGGGCCTGCTGGTCCCCGCGACGCTCGCGATCGGGCTCACCGGGGCGCTCGCCTGGCCGGTCCTCGCGGTCCTGCTCGCGCTTGGCGCCGGCTTCGTCCTGGTGACGAGCCCGCTCTGGCACGGTGCGAGCCGGGCGGTGGCGCGCCGGGGCTTCCTGTACTCGGGACCGTACCTGCTCGGCGTCGTGGTGGCGATCGTCGCGAACGCGCCGCTCCTGCGGCTCGGGCTCGGGCCGGCGTTCTAG
- a CDS encoding COX15/CtaA family protein, producing the protein MRGHDLFRIAALVTVVLCYTTIILGGNVITTDNGLACPSWPTCFGNGNYLPSVSGGAAIEWSHRVSAFFLSVSSLVLSGLALAYERGRRVLLRLAVGALALVVTEALLGGVVIHSSLDPGIVLLHLGIATALFGMLLVLALLANLKEMPRRWIDWARRAAEEGPAARVRSSGTADRAPAGPAEPGRPARVPGG; encoded by the coding sequence GTGCGCGGCCACGACCTCTTCCGGATCGCCGCCCTCGTCACCGTGGTGCTCTGCTACACGACGATCATCCTCGGCGGCAACGTCATCACGACCGACAACGGACTGGCCTGCCCGTCGTGGCCGACGTGCTTCGGGAACGGGAACTACCTGCCCAGCGTCTCGGGGGGCGCGGCGATCGAGTGGAGCCACCGGGTCTCCGCGTTCTTTCTGAGCGTGAGCTCGCTCGTCCTCTCCGGGCTCGCGCTCGCCTACGAGCGGGGCCGTCGGGTCCTCCTGCGCCTTGCCGTCGGGGCGCTCGCGCTCGTCGTCACCGAGGCGCTCCTCGGCGGGGTCGTGATCCACTCCTCCCTCGACCCCGGCATCGTCCTGCTGCATCTCGGGATCGCGACGGCGCTCTTCGGCATGCTGCTGGTCCTCGCGCTGCTCGCCAACCTGAAGGAGATGCCCCGGCGCTGGATCGATTGGGCCCGCCGCGCCGCCGAGGAAGGACCCGCGGCCCGGGTGCGGTCGAGCGGCACGGCCGATCGCGCCCCCGCGGGCCCGGCCGAGCCCGGCCGGCCGGCCCGCGTCCCGGGAGGCTGA
- a CDS encoding glucose 1-dehydrogenase, which translates to MRAIVVRPPAPGASLEDVTGPTLGPGTLRVRVLEVGVCGTDHDIVAGKYGQAPAGAGYLVLGHENLGEVAEVADGVVGFSVGDTVVATVRRGCGRCRFCFANRSDFCETGGFTERGISGAHGYMAEEYVEVPEYLVAVPPELRRVAVLLEPLSVVEKAILMGQRVLDRKEPSPGFPRTAASTALVAGTGAVGMLAAFVLRLRGYEVTGVDRHDASPAVDLLATIGARHANVVGGLGTLGGARFDLVVEATGSVPLDFDLVDVLAPNGVLVLTGIPDADAPPTSVPGGAIFRGIVLHNQAVVGSVNANRTYFETGLADLGAFEARWPGAVDRMISSRRPLERWAEVLLGRAGGTVKNVLTIAGAAPAPSSAR; encoded by the coding sequence TTGCGCGCGATCGTCGTGCGCCCGCCGGCGCCCGGGGCCTCGCTCGAGGACGTGACAGGGCCGACGCTCGGGCCGGGCACGCTGCGGGTCCGGGTCCTCGAGGTCGGCGTCTGTGGAACCGACCACGACATCGTCGCCGGCAAGTATGGCCAGGCGCCGGCCGGCGCCGGCTACCTCGTGCTCGGTCACGAGAACCTCGGCGAGGTGGCCGAGGTCGCCGACGGGGTGGTCGGGTTCTCGGTCGGCGACACCGTCGTCGCGACCGTGCGGCGCGGCTGCGGACGGTGCCGCTTCTGCTTCGCGAACCGCTCGGACTTCTGCGAGACCGGCGGCTTCACCGAGCGCGGGATCTCCGGCGCCCACGGCTACATGGCCGAGGAGTACGTGGAGGTCCCCGAGTACCTCGTCGCGGTCCCGCCCGAACTGCGGCGGGTGGCGGTGCTGCTCGAGCCGCTCAGCGTCGTGGAAAAGGCGATCCTGATGGGCCAGCGCGTGCTCGACCGCAAGGAGCCGAGCCCGGGGTTCCCCCGGACGGCCGCGTCGACCGCGCTCGTCGCCGGGACCGGCGCCGTCGGGATGCTCGCCGCCTTCGTCCTGCGTCTCCGGGGCTACGAGGTCACGGGCGTCGACCGGCACGATGCGTCGCCGGCGGTCGACCTGCTCGCGACGATCGGCGCCCGGCACGCGAACGTCGTCGGAGGGCTGGGCACGCTCGGCGGCGCGCGCTTCGACCTCGTGGTCGAGGCGACCGGCTCGGTGCCGCTCGACTTCGACCTGGTGGACGTGCTCGCCCCGAACGGCGTGCTCGTGCTCACCGGCATCCCGGACGCCGACGCCCCCCCGACGTCCGTTCCGGGCGGGGCGATCTTCCGCGGGATCGTCCTGCACAACCAGGCCGTGGTGGGCTCGGTGAACGCGAACCGCACCTACTTCGAGACCGGGCTCGCGGACCTCGGCGCGTTCGAGGCGCGCTGGCCCGGCGCGGTCGACCGGATGATCTCCTCCCGTCGCCCGCTCGAGCGATGGGCGGAGGTACTCCTCGGCCGCGCGGGCGGGACGGTGAAGAACGTCCTCACCATCGCCGGTGCGGCGCCCGCGCCCTCGAGCGCGCGATAA
- a CDS encoding SIS domain-containing protein codes for MARAADSAPAFSRAQRYIAERVSDALDRLDPATIHRVVELIARAPATFAYGAGRSGIVARAFAMRLVQLGLTAYVIGESVTPIVRRGDAVVILSGRGESYSSIQTANIVRREGAELIVITGHATSKLAHIATALLPIGFPEDAERPRWAPLGTLFESAGLRLTDAIVAELMVVRGETEESMRRRHAIMV; via the coding sequence GTGGCGCGCGCCGCCGATAGCGCTCCGGCGTTCTCCCGCGCGCAGCGTTACATCGCCGAGCGGGTCTCCGACGCGCTCGACCGCCTCGATCCCGCGACGATCCACCGGGTCGTCGAGCTCATCGCGCGCGCCCCGGCGACGTTCGCCTACGGCGCCGGGCGCAGCGGCATCGTCGCGCGAGCCTTCGCGATGCGCCTCGTCCAGCTCGGGCTCACCGCCTACGTCATCGGCGAGAGCGTCACGCCGATCGTCCGCCGGGGCGACGCGGTCGTCATCCTGTCGGGGCGGGGCGAGAGCTACTCGTCGATCCAGACCGCGAACATCGTGAGGCGCGAGGGCGCCGAGCTCATCGTGATCACGGGCCACGCGACCTCCAAGCTCGCGCACATCGCGACCGCGCTCCTGCCGATCGGCTTCCCCGAGGATGCGGAGCGGCCGCGCTGGGCCCCGCTCGGCACCCTGTTCGAGTCGGCGGGCCTGCGCCTGACCGACGCGATCGTCGCCGAGCTGATGGTCGTGCGCGGCGAGACCGAGGAGTCGATGCGCCGGCGCCACGCGATCATGGTGTAG
- a CDS encoding pyruvoyl-dependent arginine decarboxylase, whose translation MPARAAPAAQTLVPVPTRFFVTSGKGINKTSELNAFDLALLQAGIGEQNLVSVSSVLPIGIRQIDRVPIARGAITHAVLARYSGGEGEVISAGIAYGFRTDGEGGYVAEGHLHGTQKSLKEFLRWRMQEIAHFRGVELRRIHYRTEELSIPMDHYGVCIAACVFLP comes from the coding sequence GTGCCCGCCCGTGCGGCGCCGGCCGCGCAGACCCTCGTGCCCGTGCCGACCCGCTTCTTCGTCACCAGCGGCAAGGGGATCAACAAGACGAGCGAGCTGAACGCCTTCGATCTCGCGCTCCTCCAGGCCGGCATCGGCGAGCAGAACCTCGTCAGCGTCTCCTCGGTCCTCCCGATCGGGATCCGCCAGATCGATCGCGTCCCGATCGCGCGCGGCGCGATCACCCACGCGGTGCTCGCGCGCTACTCCGGCGGCGAGGGCGAGGTGATCAGCGCGGGCATCGCCTACGGGTTCCGCACCGACGGGGAGGGCGGCTACGTCGCCGAGGGGCACCTGCACGGCACCCAGAAGTCGCTCAAGGAGTTCCTGCGCTGGCGCATGCAGGAGATCGCCCATTTCCGGGGCGTGGAGCTGCGGCGGATCCACTACCGGACCGAGGAGCTGTCGATCCCGATGGACCACTACGGCGTCTGCATCGCCGCCTGCGTCTTCCTTCCCTAG
- a CDS encoding TIM barrel protein yields the protein MIRFGPAGIPLSCKGRTLRDGIADVHHLGLTAMEVQFIKVNPLTRIALDEEIGKLPREIPLQLIMNVGAGDHDGGTPSLGAFATPVKKRDSLTTLTWSLAKDHADLAQTKALARALDVDLTLHAPYYVDFFGSSDAREQSTRQIQWAGVLAQGLGARLAVTHLGFYGGGERADSIQELTHIVGDLSDWLAKFSRGTVRLAIEPSGHPDVFGSREEVLDLVRRVKGTVPVLNLPHLAARERRPFDEVGDLEPLVKEFVAATSGPLYLNFSGVEFYGSGEFRLTPIKRGLLRFDPLAELLAERDYDVSVISSSPLLEHDAMYMKLLYERALTRRYARLHAPPAPKPAKKPAGASPAPERARPVVRAAAKRARPAPRPRPAAARPARRQEGRHRGARRR from the coding sequence GTGATCCGGTTCGGACCTGCGGGGATCCCGCTCTCGTGCAAGGGGCGGACGCTCCGGGACGGGATCGCCGACGTCCACCATCTCGGGCTCACCGCGATGGAGGTCCAATTCATCAAGGTCAACCCGCTCACGCGGATCGCGCTCGACGAGGAGATCGGCAAGCTCCCGCGCGAGATCCCGCTGCAGCTGATCATGAACGTCGGCGCCGGCGACCACGATGGCGGGACGCCGTCGCTCGGGGCCTTCGCGACGCCGGTGAAGAAGCGCGACTCGCTGACCACGCTCACCTGGAGCCTCGCGAAGGACCACGCCGACCTCGCGCAGACCAAGGCGCTCGCGCGCGCCCTCGACGTCGACCTGACGCTCCACGCGCCCTACTACGTCGACTTCTTCGGCTCGAGCGACGCGCGCGAGCAATCCACGCGCCAGATCCAGTGGGCCGGGGTGCTCGCCCAGGGCCTCGGCGCGCGCCTCGCCGTGACCCACCTCGGCTTCTACGGCGGCGGGGAGCGCGCCGACTCGATCCAGGAGCTCACCCACATCGTGGGCGACCTGTCCGACTGGCTCGCCAAGTTCTCCCGCGGCACCGTGCGCCTCGCGATCGAACCGAGCGGGCACCCCGACGTCTTCGGTTCGCGCGAGGAGGTCCTCGACCTGGTGCGGCGCGTCAAGGGGACGGTCCCGGTGCTGAACCTGCCGCATCTCGCCGCGCGGGAACGGCGACCGTTCGACGAGGTCGGCGACCTCGAGCCCCTGGTCAAGGAGTTCGTCGCCGCGACCAGCGGCCCGCTCTACCTCAACTTCTCGGGCGTCGAGTTCTACGGGTCCGGGGAGTTCCGCCTCACCCCGATCAAGCGCGGCCTGCTGCGCTTCGACCCGCTCGCGGAGCTGCTCGCGGAGCGGGACTACGACGTGAGCGTGATCTCGAGCTCGCCGCTCCTCGAGCACGACGCGATGTACATGAAGCTGCTCTACGAGCGGGCGCTGACGCGCCGCTACGCGCGCCTGCACGCGCCGCCCGCGCCCAAGCCGGCGAAGAAGCCGGCGGGCGCGTCGCCCGCGCCCGAGCGGGCCCGCCCGGTCGTGCGGGCCGCCGCGAAGCGCGCCCGGCCGGCCCCGCGGCCCCGGCCGGCGGCCGCACGGCCGGCGCGCCGCCAGGAGGGACGCCACCGTGGCGCGCGCCGCCGATAG
- a CDS encoding RlmE family RNA methyltransferase: MPRRFVAERRRDPYYRAAQRDGLRSRAAFKLAYLDDRYHLLRPGARVLDLGAAPGGWSVVAAARVAPRGHVVAVDLRPIEPIAGVTVVRGRVGDPALRARLGTEPFDLVLSDLSPRISGAYATDHARSIGLVREALALANEVLRAGGAFVAKAFDGDLLAELEAELAQRFAEVRRTKPPASREPSSEIYVVGLGRRTRRAAPPSGGRDPVPPGADI; this comes from the coding sequence ATGCCCCGGCGGTTCGTCGCCGAGCGCCGTCGCGACCCGTACTACCGCGCCGCGCAGCGCGACGGACTGCGCAGCCGCGCCGCGTTCAAGCTCGCGTACCTCGACGACCGATACCACCTGCTTCGCCCCGGCGCCCGGGTGCTCGACCTCGGCGCGGCGCCCGGCGGCTGGTCGGTGGTCGCCGCCGCGCGAGTCGCTCCGCGCGGGCACGTCGTCGCGGTCGACCTTCGGCCGATCGAACCGATCGCCGGCGTTACGGTCGTGCGCGGTCGCGTGGGCGACCCCGCGCTGCGGGCCCGGCTCGGTACCGAGCCGTTCGACCTCGTCCTCAGCGACCTCTCGCCCCGGATCAGCGGGGCGTACGCCACCGACCACGCCCGCAGCATCGGGCTGGTGCGGGAGGCGCTCGCGCTCGCGAACGAGGTGCTGCGCGCGGGCGGGGCGTTCGTTGCGAAGGCGTTCGACGGGGACCTGTTGGCCGAACTCGAAGCCGAGCTCGCCCAGCGCTTCGCCGAGGTGCGCCGCACGAAACCGCCCGCCTCCCGCGAGCCTTCGTCGGAGATCTACGTGGTCGGACTCGGTCGGCGCACGCGTCGTGCCGCACCCCCTTCCGGGGGCCGGGACCCCGTCCCTCCGGGGGCCGATATATAG
- a CDS encoding dihydrodipicolinate synthase family protein — translation MRLDGLVVPALTLFSADGELDAGRNARFARELADARVDHLFVLGSAGEFPSITDAERARYLDAVVDSLPGRTDAWVGCGAPSTRQAVRFASDAEGAGAAAVVAVPPYYLHPTPEAVDRYYRAIRAAVKIPLFAYNIPSLVGYALDPARLHALARDGTLAGTKDTSGALGSVTSFLEGAPAGFAVFPGDDALAAESIRRGAAGAVMGIANIVPKLCRELVGAARAGDWGPAAERQALVDRLVEVIRAGPFPSVDKFLAAELRGVDVGYRAPYDPLSAVEERAVRARLDPLRDALRPFLSG, via the coding sequence GTGCGGCTCGACGGGCTCGTGGTGCCGGCCCTCACGCTCTTCTCCGCCGATGGCGAGCTCGACGCCGGCCGCAACGCGCGCTTCGCGCGCGAGTTGGCCGACGCCCGGGTCGACCACCTCTTCGTGTTGGGCTCGGCCGGTGAGTTCCCGTCGATCACCGACGCGGAGCGCGCGCGCTATCTCGACGCGGTGGTCGACAGCCTGCCGGGCCGCACCGACGCCTGGGTCGGCTGCGGCGCGCCGTCCACCCGCCAGGCGGTCCGCTTCGCGAGCGATGCGGAGGGCGCCGGCGCCGCGGCGGTGGTCGCGGTGCCCCCGTACTATCTGCATCCCACGCCCGAGGCCGTCGACCGTTACTATCGGGCGATCCGGGCGGCCGTGAAGATCCCGCTCTTCGCCTACAACATCCCGTCGCTCGTCGGGTACGCGCTCGATCCGGCGCGCCTTCACGCGCTCGCCCGCGACGGCACGCTCGCCGGTACGAAGGACACCTCGGGCGCGCTCGGGAGCGTCACGTCGTTCCTCGAGGGAGCCCCGGCCGGCTTCGCGGTGTTCCCCGGGGACGACGCGCTCGCCGCTGAGTCGATCCGCCGCGGCGCCGCCGGGGCCGTGATGGGGATCGCGAACATCGTCCCCAAGCTCTGCCGTGAGCTGGTCGGCGCCGCCCGCGCGGGCGACTGGGGGCCGGCTGCCGAGCGCCAGGCGCTGGTCGACCGACTCGTCGAGGTAATCCGCGCCGGGCCGTTCCCCTCGGTCGACAAGTTCCTCGCCGCGGAGCTGCGAGGCGTGGACGTCGGCTACCGGGCGCCGTACGACCCGCTGTCGGCCGTCGAGGAGCGCGCGGTCCGCGCCCGGCTGGATCCCCTGCGCGACGCCCTGCGACCGTTCCTGTCCGGGTGA
- a CDS encoding TraB/GumN family protein yields the protein MFASTTEGPVLLIGVAHVVDLESPLRRLLADRTLDAIAIELDPERAASLLGDGATSGPSRGPAFARLWAHVQRRLGDQIGGGPPGAEMKVAARLAAERRLPLFLIDDPIGTTLARLVRSMPLRERVALLVGAFVALFVPARLVEREIDRYVESPEAYTEELRRASPTIAHVLLDERNEHMAERLATLRGRGYGRLAAVVGDAHLSGLGSALRRRGVPIESIPFRALREPTVPSMPST from the coding sequence GTGTTCGCCTCGACCACCGAGGGACCGGTGCTCCTGATCGGGGTCGCGCACGTCGTCGACCTCGAGAGTCCGCTGCGCCGTCTGCTCGCGGACCGGACGCTCGATGCGATCGCGATCGAGCTCGACCCGGAGCGGGCCGCCTCGCTCCTCGGCGATGGCGCGACGTCGGGTCCGTCCCGCGGACCCGCCTTCGCCCGGCTCTGGGCGCACGTCCAGCGTCGCCTCGGCGATCAGATCGGTGGCGGGCCGCCGGGGGCGGAGATGAAGGTCGCCGCGCGCCTCGCGGCCGAGCGGCGCCTGCCGCTGTTCCTGATCGACGACCCGATCGGCACGACCCTGGCGCGGCTCGTGCGGTCGATGCCGCTCCGAGAGCGCGTGGCGCTCCTCGTCGGCGCGTTCGTCGCGCTGTTCGTGCCGGCCCGGCTCGTCGAACGGGAGATCGACCGCTACGTGGAGAGCCCCGAGGCCTACACGGAGGAGTTGCGGCGGGCGAGCCCCACGATCGCGCACGTCCTGCTCGACGAGCGCAACGAGCACATGGCCGAGCGCCTCGCGACGCTGCGGGGCCGCGGGTACGGTCGCCTCGCCGCCGTGGTCGGCGACGCGCACCTTTCCGGGCTCGGCTCGGCGCTGCGGCGTCGCGGAGTGCCGATCGAGTCGATCCCGTTCCGCGCCCTGCGGGAGCCTACAGTACCGTCGATGCCTTCGACGTGA